CCTCCATCTCGGCGGAGAAGTCAAAGCCGACCATGGTGATGTCCGTGCGGCCCGACTCCTCAAGCGCCTTAACGAAGCCGACGGTGGAGCCGTTGTTGGGGGCAAAGAAACCGATCAGGTTGGGATACGAGGTGATGAAGTCCTGGCCGAAGGTGAGGGCCTTCTGGGCGTCGCCGTCGTTGACCTTGATCTCGTCCCACAGGACCTTCCAGGCGGCGGGGGCGTTGGCATCCCAGTACTCCTTGAAACCATCGTCGCGGTCGATGATGGCCTGAGAACCGGTGGAGCCGACGGTGACGGCGATGACGCCTTCTTTGTCCTCGGGCGTGCCAATGGCTCTCAGTTTCGTGAGCATTGCCTCGGCGGCCAGCCTGCCGGCGGCGATGTTGTCAGTGAGATAGGCGGCGCTGTAGTCCTCGGTGTCAACGGAGGAATCGATGAGGATGATGGGGATACCGGCCTTGAACTGCTCGGAGACGGGCGCGGCCATGGCCTTGCGGTCCAGAGGCGCGATGACGATGCCGTCAGCTTTGGCGGAGACGGCGTCCTGCAGCAGGGCGACCTGTTTCTCAACCTCGGACTCGGCGGCGGTGCCGATGATGACCACATTACAGCCCAGATCCTCGCCGGCCTTGCGGGCGCCGGCCTCAACTATGGACCAATACTGGTTACCCAGCACCTTCACCAGAATATAGATGGTCTTCTTCTCAGCGGCGGGCGGCGTGTTGGGCGCGGGCGGATCGTTTGCGGCGGACGAATCGCCTGTGGTGGAAGTGCCGGAACCGGCGGGAGACGTGCTGGGGACGTCGCCTGTGGCGCAAGCGACCAGAGCACACATCATGGCAAGGGCGAGGACAAGCGCGGTCAGTTTTTTCATTTTGATTTTCCCCCTATATAATTTTATAGTTTCCGGTGGGTACCGGTCAACTAACCAGCCTTGGCTTGGGACGTGAAGAAACGCGTATAGAGTACCCGCAGAGGGGAAGGCGTCACAGAGCCGCTCCTGCGGTGGCGGCGCATCTGCTGGGCGACGGCGATGACCAGAATCATGCCAATGATGACCTGCTGCCAGTAAGAGTTGACGCCTATCAGATTCAGGCCATTGCGGATCACGCCCATCATAAGGGCGCCGATGATGGTATTGAGGATGTTGCCCTCGCCGCCGGTGATGGCGATGCCGCCCAGAACGGCGGCCGCAATGGCTTCCATCTCGTAGCCGTTGCCGGCCATAGGCTGGGCGGAGGACATACGGGAGGCCACCAAGATGCCGCAGATGGCGGCGGAAAAACCGGACATGCAGTAAGCGAACATACGGGTGCCCACAGCGTTGATGCCGGAGAGCTTGGCCGCCTCGAGGTTGGAGCCGCAGGCGTAAATCTGACGGCCGATACGGGTCTTGGCCAGCACAACACCCAGAATCAGCGCGTAGACCAGCATGATGATGACGCTGTACGGAAGGCCGCCGGGGAAGCGTCCGCCGCCGAGCTGATAGAACCACCACTGCGTGCCGCCCACAGCACCGACAGCCTCGCCCGGGATATCCACGGTATAGACCGGGGCGCCGTCGACCAGACCGTTTGCAAGGCCGCGGTACACCCACTGGGTGCCGAGGGTGGCGACGAAGGGGATGACGCCTAAAATCTCGATAAAGTAGCCGTTCATGATGCCGGTGAGGACACCCATGATCAGGCACAGGACAATGCACAGCCACATGGGCCACCCGCGCACCAGCAGGGACACCACGATGATGCCGGACAGCGCCATGGACGCGCCGGCTGACAAGTCGTTGCCTCCGCAGACCAGACAGAAGGTCAGGCCGCAGCCGATGATGGCGTAGGTGACGATCTGCTGCAGCAGATTCTGAATGTTGTTGGTCGAAAGAAACACACCGGGCCTTAAGAAAGCGAACAGGACAAACAGGGCGATCAGCAGAAACATGGACGATATGGCACGTTTGGTCGCTACGCCAAGGTTCCCATAGAACCCGGAGAATGCATTGTTGCTTTCCTTCTTCTCTATTTTTCGCATCTAACTCACGCTCCTCGAAGAAATCACGGGGGCCTCCTTGGCCTCCAATTTATTGTAACCGGCGGCGAGGTACAAAAGCTCCTCCTGAGACGTCTTTTGGGTCTCCAGCTCGCCGTTGATGCTCCCCTCGTGGATCACAAGCACGCGGTCGCTCATGCCTAAAATCTCAGGCAACTCCGAAGAGATCATGACGATGGCGACGCCCTGATCGCTGAGCCGGTTAAAGAGCTGATAGATCTCGAACTTGGCGCCCACGTCGATGCCGCGGGTGGGTTCGTCGACGATCAAAATTTTAGCGTTGTTGCACAGCCATTTGGAGAGGACGATCTTTTGCTGGTTGCCGCCGGACAGGTTGTGGGTCAACTGGCGGATGGAAGGGGTCTTGGTGCGCAGCATCTCCCGATATTTCTCGGCGTTTCGCGCCCCCTCTTTGTCGTTGACGAAACCGAATTTGGTAAGCTGCCGCAGGTGGGCCATGTTTGTGTTGTATTCCACATCCAGGCCCAGCGCCAAACCGTCATACTTCCGGTCCTCGGTGACATAGGCGAGACCGTGGTCAATGGCCTGAATGACAGAGCCGATTTTTACTGGCTTGCCATCGATCTCGACCTCCATGGTCTGTACCTTGTCGGCGCCGAAGACACAGCGCATGATCTCGGTGCGACCCGCGCCGACCAACCCCGAGATGCCCAGGATCTCGCCCTTGCGCACATAGAAACGATCCACGTTCAGAGGCAGGCGATTGAAGGCCTTGAGATTTCTGACCTCCAGCGCCACATCGCCGAGCTTGCGCTTATACTTGGGGTACTTGTCCTCCAGAGAGCGTCCCACGATCATGTTCACAAGCTGCTCCATGGTAATCTCCGCAAGATTGCTGGTGCCGATGTACTGGCCGTCACGGATGACGCTGGCCCGCTCACAGATCTGATTGAGCTCCTCCATGCGGTGGGAGATGTAGACCATGCCGACTCCCTTCTTCTGGAGATTGCGGATGATGCCGAAGAGCTGCTGGATCTCCCGCTCGGTCAAAGTGGCGGAGGGCTCGTCGAGAACCAAAATGCGGGCATTGTAGGAGATAGCCTTGGCGATCTCCACCATCTGCTGCTGGGCCACCGAGAGCTTACTCACCATCGTGTAGGTGTTGATATGAATGCCCAGATCCTCCAGAATCTTCTTCGCATTTTTGTGCATCTGCCGGTCGTCGATCAGGGGACCCCTTTTGGCGGGGCGTCCGATGAAGATGTTATCGGCCACCGTCATGTGACGGCAGAGGGTCATTTCTTGGAAAATAATGCTAATCCCGAGCTCGTGGGCTTTCGCGACTGAGTCGATGTTGACCTTTTCTCCCTCGATGTATATCTCACCCGCGTCGGCACGGTAGACGCCGGTCATGATCTTCATCAGCGTGGACTTTCCGGCGCCATTTTCCCCCACCAGCCCGTGAACCTCCCCCTTATTTACGGAAAAGGACACATTGTCCAACGCCTTGACGCCGGGGAAGGACTTGCAGATGCCCTCCATGCGAAAGAGCTCCTCGGCCATTGCCCTCACCTCTCTCAAAACCACACCGTGTGTTTTCGTGTACGTTAACGGTACAATCACATTGATTATAAGGCCTCTTCATTCTTTAGTCAATATATTGTCCATAAAATTTTTGTCAGTTTTTATTTTTTATTAACTATTTATAAAAATAATCCTGAAATTCTGGCGTGCAAAAACGTTAATGCACACGAAACTTTTCTGTACATTCTCTGTACATTCGAAATACTTTCTGCTATAGTACAAGAGAGCCCCGCTCAGAATCGGTGTATCAAAACTGTCAGGAGTTTGATGTTATGGCGCGTGTTACCTTGAAAATGATAGCCGAAAAAGCAAATACCTCCATCGGCACCGTGGACCGGGCGCTGAACAACAGGGGCGGCGTAAGCGAGGAGAGCAAGGCTCGGGTGCTCCAAGTCGCCGAGACGCTGGGGTACCGTCCCAACAAGTTGGCCAGCGCCCTGGGCCGGAAAAAAACCATCCGCATCGGCGTGGCCTACCCCGAGGAACCGATGGACTTCTACAGGGACATTGACCGGGGCTTTGATAAGGCCCGGGAGGAACTGCAGGATTACGGCGTCGCCGTAGAAAAGATCCGATACAGAACCCAGGACCCGAAGATCGCCCGCGCCCGCCTTGCCCAGATCAACCCCGCCGATTACGACGGGCTGGCCATCAACGCAATCGGCAGCGTCAATGTGTCTGAGATTGACCGCCTCGCGGCGGCCGGCACCCCGGTCGTCACCTTTAATACCGACGCCCCCGACAGTCAGCGTCTGTTCTACGTGGGCAACAATTCCCACCGGTCCGGTTTGATGGGGGGTGAGTTGCTCAGCACGCTCCTCCATGGCAAAGGGAACGTCACGGTACTTGGCAATTTTAGCCAGGCCACCCCTTTTATTGAGCGATTCGGCGGCTTTTGCGAATATGCCCAGTTGGAGGCCCCGGGCATACACATTTACCCCTGCTCCGAGTGCCTCAGCGACCCAGACTTGGCCGCCAAGAGCCTGACAGATTTGATAGCCCGGGTGAGTGACATCAACGGCGTGTTTTGTACCGGCTACTCCTGCACCATCGGAGCGGTCCAGGCCATCAAGGCCCTGAACCGCCGCGATATTCAGGTGGTGGGGTATGACCTGACCGAACGGACCGCCGCCGCTCTCCGGAATGGCTGGTGCAGCGCGCTGCTCTATCAGGACCCTTACCGCCAAAGTCTTCAGGCCGCCCGGCTGCTGGTGCGGCACGTCCTGGAGGGGTGGACGCCCCTCCGACCCCGGCTCCACGTGGATACGCGCATCATCATCAAGACCAATCTTGACAGCTACATGGACCCTCAGCGCGAGTGGCTGCAGTCGAATTTGGAACAATAATGAAGGCAGGTAGAACTATGAAAGCGTTTATGAACGAGGATTTTCTTTTGACGACAGAGACGGCCCGCGTGCTTTACCACGACTACGCCGCTAAAATGCCCATCATCGACTATCACTGTCATGTCCCCCCTCAGGAGATCTACGAGGACCGGGTATACGACAACATCGCCCAGGTCTGGCTGGGTGGTAATTTTTATGGCGACCACTACAAGTGGCGCATTCTGCGCGCCTGCGGCGAGCCGGAGCGTTTCATCACCGGCGACGGCAGCGACTACGAGAAATTTCTGGCTTTTGCCCGCTGCATGCCGAAGATCCCCGGCAATCCGGTCTACCATTGGGCCCACCTGGAGCTAGGGCGGTACTTCGACTGCAACACGCCCCTAAACGAGGACAGTGCTCCTGAGATCTGGGCCCTCTGCAATGAAAAGCTGCGCGGCGGACTCTCGGTCCGTGAGATCCTCCGCCGCTCCCGCGTGGCGGGCCTCGCAACCACCGACGATCCCTTAGACACGCTGGAATGGCACAAGAAACTGGCCGCAGATCCCACTTTTCCCGTCGCCGTCAAGCCCGCTTGGCGGCCTGACAGACTGATAAACATCCACAAGGCGGGTTTTGCCGAGTACATCGCCAAACTGGACGGCGTGAGCGATATGGACTCCCTCCGCGCTGCCGTCCGCGCCCGGATGGATCACTTCGACGCCCATGGCTGCTCCGCCTCCGACCACGGCCTCGAGTTTTTGGCGTGCGAGCCTGCCACCGAGGCCGCGCTGAACACCATCCTCGCCAAGGGTTTAAAGGGCGAGGCAGTCACCCTTCGAGAGGCCGCCGCCTTCCAGTATGCCTGTATGCTCTTCTTGGGCGAGGAGTACGGCAAGCGCGGCTGGGTTATGGAGATCCACTATGGCGCCGCACGCAACATCAACACGGCCCAATTCGGAGTGATGGGCGCCGACACGGGGTACGACGCCATTGCCCCTGTCATTTCAGTGGCAGGTCTGCCCGTTCTGCTGGACGAGTTGAACAGCAGAGGCCGCCTGCCCAAGACCGTGCTCTTCTCCCTCTCCCCCAACGACGACGCTATGCTTTCCACCATCGCCGGCGGTTTCCAGTCCGAGGGGGTGCGGGGCAAGGTTCAGCAGGGCTCGGCCTGGTGGTTTAACGACACGAAACAGAGCATGGTAAACCAGATAACCACCATGGCCTCCCTGGCCCCTCTGGATAACTTCCTGGGTATGGTCACCGACTCCCGCAGTTTTCTAGCCTACCCCCGGCACGAATATTTTCGCCGCATCCTCTGCGAGCTGCTGGGCAAATGGGCGGAGGACGGCGAGTACCCAGGCGACCTGGAGCGGCTGGGCAAACTGGTGCAGAACGTCTCTTACAACAATACCAAAGAATACTTCGGTTATTAGCCCCGCGGCACTCAGAACTCAGCACTCAGCACTTAAAAAATCACGAAGCGTGCGCCGCACGGCCCCCGGGCCGGTCAGCATGCGCAGGAAATTCGTCTCCACCCTGTCGCCAAGCCCTACCTGAAAGAGGTCGACGCCAAACAGGACAGGGTTTGACAGGAGGGGACGCAGCTGTCCCCGGTAGGTCTCAGGCCGGCCCGCGACGACGTCCGCCAGGGCCGGCCGAAGCACGTCCAGCAGCGGATCGCCGCTGAGCGTCATCGGGCGCAGCCCATCGTCCACGCCGAGCAGATACCGACACCAACCCGCGAGCACCAGCGGAATGCCAATTAATGTGTCCGCACGCATATCCTCCCGCGCGGCATACGCCTTGAGGGTCTCCCCGAACCGGATGGGGATCTTTTGGCTGGTGTCTGTGGCAATCCGTTGCGGCGTGTCGGGGATAAAGGGGTTCGGCAGCCGCTCTCTGAGCGTCTCCTCTAAAAATGCGCGGGGCTGGATGATCTTTGGATCGGCCACCACGGGCAGCCCCTCGTCATATCCGATCCGCTCCACGAGCTTTCGCAGGTCCTCGTCCGCCATCTCGGCCGCGATGCTCTCATACCCCAGCAGGCACCCAAAAACGGCGAGCGCCGTGTGCAGTGGATTTAAGCAGGCCGTGACCTTCATACGTTCCGCGGCGCCGACGGTCTCTCGGTCCGTAAAATAGACGCCGGCCTTCTCGAGGCAGGGGCGACCGTTTGGAAAATCGTCCTCGACCACCAGGTACTGCGGAATTTCGGCGTTCACATAGGGGGCGATGAACGTGCCCCTGTCCGTGACCACCGGCGCTAAATCGATGCCGCGCGCCGCCAGCCTCTCACGCACCGCCTCCGACGGCCGCGGCGTGATCTTGTCGATCATCGTCCACGGGAAGGACACCCGGCACTTGTCCGACAGATAGTCCACAAACCCCGGCCCCACAAGGCCCCGCCCCCGCCAGATCTCGGCCACGGTCAGGACAGCGGCGCGCAGTTTGTCCCCATTGCCGCTGCAGTTGTCCAGGCTGACCAATGCCACGGGCTGTGCGCCGGCGCGGTAACGCGCGTAGAGCAGCGCGGCCGCGAGGCTCACTGTGTGCCGGGCCCGACCGGGCCCGTTTTGTAAATCGGCCGCGACGGCGGGCAGGTACGCCCCGCCCATGTCGGTGAGGGCATACCCCTTCTCGGTGATCGTGAAGCTGACAAGTTGCAGACCGGGGGCGGTGAATACCTTTGTCAGTGCTTCCCACTGGGCCGTGTCGTCCGCGTCGGCTCGGTAGGCGTCGGCGACGCTGGCCACGAGGCGCTCCTGCGTAGACCCGTCGGCCCGCATGCCGACGGACAGCGCCAGGTTGTCGTAGGGCCGATAGATCTTTTCGATGATGTCGTAGTCAAAGGCCTCCGCCACGACGAGGCCGCACCGGGCCAGCCCCTCGTCCAGCAGCCGCTGCTGCAGCGCGGCGATGAAGCCACGAAACAGATTGCCTGCGCCGATGTGGACCCACACCGGAGCCCGGCGCGTCTCCGCCCGCATCCGGGCGTAGGAAAATCTTGGCAACGCCACCCCGGCGGACACCCACGCACCCTTTTCCAGGTCCTCGATACACAAACGCGGCATACCGCACCCTCCTCCCCGCACCGACGCGATACGGCGGCCTCCCGCGCCGGTGCGTCTGGACTGTCTGTAATTTCCATTTTTGTCTGATTCCTTCATGGATCCGATTGAACCATGGGTGCGATGGAGTCAGCGGGCGGGTTCTCCGACAGTCGCCAACGAGATGGTCCGGCGCATCCGCCGGCGGCCGCTCATCTTGTCGATCGCCTCCCAGAGCCCCAGCAAGTAGTTGGCGCCCAGCGCCCTGTCGTACAGACCGTAGCCGGGCCGGGCCATCTCGCCCCAGATCATGCGCCCATGGTCAGGCCGGATGTACCCGTCGAACCCGCAGTCGTGCAGCGCCTCTACGATGGCGAACATATCGAGATCCCCGCAGGCGCTCAGATGGGCGCTCTCGTCGAAGTCCCGGTCGCTCAAGTGTTTGAGATTGCGCAGATGTGCGAAGTGGATGTGCGGGGCGAATTCGCGGACAATGGCGGGGATGTCGTTGTCCGCCCCGGCGCCCAGGCTGCCCGTACACAGCGTGAGGCCGCTGTACGGGCTCTCGTACAGCGAGAGAAAGGTGCGGATGTTGTCCGCCCCATTCACCAGCTTGGGCAGCCCAAACAGGGACCATGGCGGGTCGTCGGGGTGGATCGCCATCTTCACGTCGTATCGCTCGGCGGCGGGGATCACAGCTTCTAAAAAATACTTGATATGCGCCCAGTAGTCCGCCGCCGTGAGATGCCGGTAGAACTCGATGTCGGCGGCCATGGTCGCGAACCGTTCCGGCTCCCAGCCGGGCAGTGAAAATCCCCGGGATTTCCCCACCATGGCGTCGGCCATGTGCTTTGGGTCCATGGCCACTGCCTTTTCGTGGCGGTAGGCCATAACGCTGCTGCCGTCGGGAAGCTGGTGGGCGAGGTCGCTGCGTACCCAATCCATCACGGGCATAAAGTTGTAGCACAGGCACCGAACGCCCACAGCGGACAGATGCTTGATTGTTTCGATGTAATTTTGAATGTACCTATCCCGCGAGGGCAGTCCTTTTTTGATGTCCTCGTGGATGTTGACACTCTCAATCACTTCCATCTCAAGCCCGGCGTCATTGATCTCCCGCCGCAGCGTCCGCAGTTCATCCAGCCCCCACACCGCACCCACCGGGACGTGGGGCAGACAGGCGGCCACGCCGGATATGCCCGGCGTTTGCTTGATCTGCTCCAAGGTCACACTGTCGTCCCCGTGGGGAAACCACCGCAAGATCATCTTCAAGTCAGTTGTCCTCCAATGTGATATTTTCTATTTTTCTGCTGGGGCATCTCCTCCGTCCGTGCCTTATGGCGGACGTCCGCCGCCAGCCGCTCCCCCGGCCCCCGCAGACGGGGGCCGGGTACGGCTGAGAGGTTGAGATGAAGGAGATATCCCGGACAATGCCGGATCAGTCTGTTGTCTCTGTCATGCTTGTGATACTTTCTCCCAGTATTTGGATGTTATCGTTTAGAGCTAGCGTGGGTTGCACCTGCAACCCACAACCCAAATTCTTGTTTTTTGTTGCCGCTTCGCGGCAACAAGGTACTAATAAACGGCAGGGGCGCAAAGCGGAATATAGCTGTCATCTTCCCAAATGAACGCCCTCACCAAACCGTCGCCGAACGGCACCGCGATACGCGCCTGTTCCATACCGTCGACCTCTGCCGACACTTGATTCTTGAGAACTTCTTTCAGCACGCCATCGTTGTCATACACCGCGAGAATGCACAACGCGTCCAGTCTCTCCTCGGAGTGGTTGACGAGCGTGAAATCAGCGGAAATTGTATCTTCTTCCCGGTTTATTTCTACCGCCGTGGCAGGAATGATTTCGCCAACCGAACTCACCTTAAAGTAGTCATAGGAAACGTTCATCGGTCCGTATGCGGACACGTTAGCGCTCTGGTGCATCGCAACCACGCCGACTTTGACGGGCGCCGAGACAGTCGGGCTAAAGGTGATGGGATTCGCCGCGACCTGCGTGCTTGACGCAAGCCTAGACGGTTTCCAATCCTTCCCGTTGTTGGAGAAGTAGCCCAGATAGGTATTGCCCTTCTTTTCGATCCTCAGCCAGATCTGATCCCGATCGACGCCGGCCGCCCTCTCACTCACATCCTTGTAATAGTTTAGGTGGCTGGTTTGGGTGCCGCCTTGCTCTCTCAGGAACTCGACCGCGTGGGTTCCTTGCTGAAGGTTACCAGTCGTTGCGCGCATCTTCCAGGCCAGCATGAGATAGTTCTGGTCGTCCAGATAAACGATGATGCCGCCCTGCTCGTTGTTTACCATGGGCCTTCTGGAGAAGTTGACTTTGGATTCAATGACCCAGTCCCCAGCGGGCGCCTCCTGCAAAATGATGTTTTTGGCGGTGTTGGCGGTTCCGCGCAGATCGCCCGCCTCTGAGGTAATCGTCAGGGAGCCCGGGTTGGAAGTCAGATCCCATGCGGCGGCATTCTCACGCACCACGGACCATTTTTCGTTCAGAGAACTGCCATGGAAATCTTCCGTGCTGTTGCCGGAGGTCCCAAGAGCGACCGTGTAGGTGTTGACAGGGGCTCCATTGTTGGTTACGCTGATGGTCGCCGTGCTGGGAACCGTGTTGTTCTGCTCAATCGTGACCGTCGCCGCGGAATCGTTTGCCGCCGCCGCAAGCACCGGCGCGGCGCTGGCGGTGTAAACATAGTACTGATTTTTGCTTGCTTTAAAGGATTCCAGAGCCTTTCCGTCGATGGTAATGCCCGCCAAAGTGGTGTCGTACTGGAACTTGAAGGTATAGTTTTGAACGAGCTTGCCAAAGTAATCTGTTTTTGTCACTTTCACGACAGCGGTGTCGTTCATGTCAGCCGGCTGCTTGATGATCGTGTATTCGGCGTCCTCCGCATAGGGAATGACACGGTCGATGGCCGGCACTGTGGTACCGTAAGGGACATAAATGGTATACGGCCTTGTTCCCACGCCGGATTTCGGGAAGTTGAAGCCGCTAATGGCGGTGGCGGGCACTGGGTCGGTGCCATTGCCGGATGTTTTGGAGGTGGTGCCGTAATTCAGATCAAACCCGCCCTGTATATGGCCGGCGACTTCGACTTTGATGGAAAGCGGAGCGGTGTCGGTCGGCAAATCGCGTCCGTTTACGATACACCAGTATTCAGCCGCCTTGTCTCTCCATACAGCCATGTCATATTCCTGACCTACCAGCTTTTGCATGGTATGCGCCCAGCGGTAGTGGTCAATCTTGCTTTCCAGAGCCGCCCACGTTTCCCTGAGATTGGTCGCGTACTGCACGGCCATCTGGGGCTTGTATATCAGTTCTTCCCAGAGCGTCTTGCCGTTTTTCATGATATGATCCCAAGGCACATGGTGGAACGTAAGCAGGTACTCCTCCGGACAGGTTTCAATATTCGAAAATATCTCTGTCAGCGGAGAGTAGAACTGGTTTACCAGCGGGTAGAGCTTCTCCTCGTAGCTCCCCGGCTCCGGCACGGGCAGGAGATCCGCAATGCGCCCTTCCACCGTCCTGCGGAAACCGATGCCGTCTTTCATTGCCTTGTTGTAATAAGAAGGCGTCCAGTCGTCCTGGCTGGCGGAAAAATCCCAATGACCCGGCGAATAGTGCTCGACGCTGGAGGCGCCGTTTTGCCCCTGCTGGTGCATCAGACCGAGTGTGCTCTGGCTGG
This portion of the Oscillospiraceae bacterium genome encodes:
- a CDS encoding ABC transporter substrate-binding protein, whose product is MKKLTALVLALAMMCALVACATGDVPSTSPAGSGTSTTGDSSAANDPPAPNTPPAAEKKTIYILVKVLGNQYWSIVEAGARKAGEDLGCNVVIIGTAAESEVEKQVALLQDAVSAKADGIVIAPLDRKAMAAPVSEQFKAGIPIILIDSSVDTEDYSAAYLTDNIAAGRLAAEAMLTKLRAIGTPEDKEGVIAVTVGSTGSQAIIDRDDGFKEYWDANAPAAWKVLWDEIKVNDGDAQKALTFGQDFITSYPNLIGFFAPNNGSTVGFVKALEESGRTDITMVGFDFSAEMEAIVRNADYNVATVLQRQYYMGYDGIKKALEIANGGTVTEKVVDTGVMVVDNANVDSAEVQNVVNGG
- a CDS encoding ABC transporter permease, with amino-acid sequence MRKIEKKESNNAFSGFYGNLGVATKRAISSMFLLIALFVLFAFLRPGVFLSTNNIQNLLQQIVTYAIIGCGLTFCLVCGGNDLSAGASMALSGIIVVSLLVRGWPMWLCIVLCLIMGVLTGIMNGYFIEILGVIPFVATLGTQWVYRGLANGLVDGAPVYTVDIPGEAVGAVGGTQWWFYQLGGGRFPGGLPYSVIIMLVYALILGVVLAKTRIGRQIYACGSNLEAAKLSGINAVGTRMFAYCMSGFSAAICGILVASRMSSAQPMAGNGYEMEAIAAAVLGGIAITGGEGNILNTIIGALMMGVIRNGLNLIGVNSYWQQVIIGMILVIAVAQQMRRHRRSGSVTPSPLRVLYTRFFTSQAKAG
- a CDS encoding sugar ABC transporter ATP-binding protein, whose amino-acid sequence is MAEELFRMEGICKSFPGVKALDNVSFSVNKGEVHGLVGENGAGKSTLMKIMTGVYRADAGEIYIEGEKVNIDSVAKAHELGISIIFQEMTLCRHMTVADNIFIGRPAKRGPLIDDRQMHKNAKKILEDLGIHINTYTMVSKLSVAQQQMVEIAKAISYNARILVLDEPSATLTEREIQQLFGIIRNLQKKGVGMVYISHRMEELNQICERASVIRDGQYIGTSNLAEITMEQLVNMIVGRSLEDKYPKYKRKLGDVALEVRNLKAFNRLPLNVDRFYVRKGEILGISGLVGAGRTEIMRCVFGADKVQTMEVEIDGKPVKIGSVIQAIDHGLAYVTEDRKYDGLALGLDVEYNTNMAHLRQLTKFGFVNDKEGARNAEKYREMLRTKTPSIRQLTHNLSGGNQQKIVLSKWLCNNAKILIVDEPTRGIDVGAKFEIYQLFNRLSDQGVAIVMISSELPEILGMSDRVLVIHEGSINGELETQKTSQEELLYLAAGYNKLEAKEAPVISSRSVS
- a CDS encoding LacI family DNA-binding transcriptional regulator, which gives rise to MARVTLKMIAEKANTSIGTVDRALNNRGGVSEESKARVLQVAETLGYRPNKLASALGRKKTIRIGVAYPEEPMDFYRDIDRGFDKAREELQDYGVAVEKIRYRTQDPKIARARLAQINPADYDGLAINAIGSVNVSEIDRLAAAGTPVVTFNTDAPDSQRLFYVGNNSHRSGLMGGELLSTLLHGKGNVTVLGNFSQATPFIERFGGFCEYAQLEAPGIHIYPCSECLSDPDLAAKSLTDLIARVSDINGVFCTGYSCTIGAVQAIKALNRRDIQVVGYDLTERTAAALRNGWCSALLYQDPYRQSLQAARLLVRHVLEGWTPLRPRLHVDTRIIIKTNLDSYMDPQREWLQSNLEQ
- the uxaC gene encoding glucuronate isomerase, yielding MKAFMNEDFLLTTETARVLYHDYAAKMPIIDYHCHVPPQEIYEDRVYDNIAQVWLGGNFYGDHYKWRILRACGEPERFITGDGSDYEKFLAFARCMPKIPGNPVYHWAHLELGRYFDCNTPLNEDSAPEIWALCNEKLRGGLSVREILRRSRVAGLATTDDPLDTLEWHKKLAADPTFPVAVKPAWRPDRLINIHKAGFAEYIAKLDGVSDMDSLRAAVRARMDHFDAHGCSASDHGLEFLACEPATEAALNTILAKGLKGEAVTLREAAAFQYACMLFLGEEYGKRGWVMEIHYGAARNINTAQFGVMGADTGYDAIAPVISVAGLPVLLDELNSRGRLPKTVLFSLSPNDDAMLSTIAGGFQSEGVRGKVQQGSAWWFNDTKQSMVNQITTMASLAPLDNFLGMVTDSRSFLAYPRHEYFRRILCELLGKWAEDGEYPGDLERLGKLVQNVSYNNTKEYFGY
- a CDS encoding mannitol dehydrogenase family protein, yielding MPRLCIEDLEKGAWVSAGVALPRFSYARMRAETRRAPVWVHIGAGNLFRGFIAALQQRLLDEGLARCGLVVAEAFDYDIIEKIYRPYDNLALSVGMRADGSTQERLVASVADAYRADADDTAQWEALTKVFTAPGLQLVSFTITEKGYALTDMGGAYLPAVAADLQNGPGRARHTVSLAAALLYARYRAGAQPVALVSLDNCSGNGDKLRAAVLTVAEIWRGRGLVGPGFVDYLSDKCRVSFPWTMIDKITPRPSEAVRERLAARGIDLAPVVTDRGTFIAPYVNAEIPQYLVVEDDFPNGRPCLEKAGVYFTDRETVGAAERMKVTACLNPLHTALAVFGCLLGYESIAAEMADEDLRKLVERIGYDEGLPVVADPKIIQPRAFLEETLRERLPNPFIPDTPQRIATDTSQKIPIRFGETLKAYAAREDMRADTLIGIPLVLAGWCRYLLGVDDGLRPMTLSGDPLLDVLRPALADVVAGRPETYRGQLRPLLSNPVLFGVDLFQVGLGDRVETNFLRMLTGPGAVRRTLRDFLSAEC
- a CDS encoding mannonate dehydratase, which gives rise to MKMILRWFPHGDDSVTLEQIKQTPGISGVAACLPHVPVGAVWGLDELRTLRREINDAGLEMEVIESVNIHEDIKKGLPSRDRYIQNYIETIKHLSAVGVRCLCYNFMPVMDWVRSDLAHQLPDGSSVMAYRHEKAVAMDPKHMADAMVGKSRGFSLPGWEPERFATMAADIEFYRHLTAADYWAHIKYFLEAVIPAAERYDVKMAIHPDDPPWSLFGLPKLVNGADNIRTFLSLYESPYSGLTLCTGSLGAGADNDIPAIVREFAPHIHFAHLRNLKHLSDRDFDESAHLSACGDLDMFAIVEALHDCGFDGYIRPDHGRMIWGEMARPGYGLYDRALGANYLLGLWEAIDKMSGRRRMRRTISLATVGEPAR